The Methanobacteriaceae archaeon genome has a window encoding:
- a CDS encoding UPF0104 family protein: MDKKSIFFLGISILILAVMLGLVGINEVIAALKMANAGLLLLAVGVQVVVFVLYTLRWQILNSLADIDMSFKKLLPMTLVGLAVNNITPSGRGGGEPVRAYILSREGKYPMQDAFATVVADRTLDTFPFIILAIFTVISSTLYFKMAIWLLILMILAVIAIVAILIIIIYMSINPNFGKRVDGWVIGLLRRFYKKNSEELENKVHKMISDFQETMRIVLSSRTVTYYALPLSFIIWILEILRVYIVFLAFGATINPIIIGEVFIIASLVGMVPLLPGGLGAVDGIMVVFYSVAGISASVSAAATVIERLISFWLATIIGMLILPHYGSSILSNSSLLSSDDEIEQSSENECDD; encoded by the coding sequence ATGGATAAAAAATCAATATTTTTTCTTGGGATAAGTATTCTTATACTAGCTGTGATGTTAGGGTTAGTTGGAATAAATGAAGTTATTGCTGCATTAAAAATGGCTAATGCTGGATTATTATTATTGGCTGTTGGAGTGCAAGTAGTTGTTTTTGTTTTATACACTCTACGTTGGCAAATTCTCAATAGTTTGGCTGATATTGACATGAGTTTTAAAAAATTACTTCCAATGACTTTAGTAGGTCTTGCTGTAAATAATATTACTCCTTCAGGACGTGGTGGGGGAGAACCTGTTAGAGCATATATTTTATCCAGGGAAGGAAAATATCCTATGCAAGATGCGTTTGCTACTGTTGTAGCAGATAGAACATTAGACACTTTTCCATTTATTATATTGGCGATTTTTACAGTTATTTCTTCAACTTTATACTTCAAAATGGCAATTTGGTTGCTTATTTTAATGATTCTTGCAGTAATAGCTATTGTTGCTATTTTAATCATAATTATTTATATGTCCATAAATCCTAATTTTGGAAAGCGCGTTGATGGATGGGTAATCGGATTACTTAGAAGATTTTATAAGAAAAACTCAGAAGAATTGGAAAATAAAGTTCATAAAATGATTTCTGATTTCCAGGAAACTATGAGAATTGTTCTTTCAAGTAGAACTGTTACATATTATGCATTGCCGTTATCTTTTATAATTTGGATTCTTGAAATTTTAAGAGTTTATATTGTATTTTTAGCATTTGGTGCTACAATCAATCCTATTATTATTGGTGAAGTATTCATTATTGCTTCTTTAGTCGGTATGGTCCCACTTCTTCCAGGTGGTCTTGGTGCTGTTGATGGAATTATGGTTGTATTTTATTCTGTTGCAGGCATATCTGCTTCAGTTAGTGCAGCAGCAACTGTTATTGAAAGATTAATTTCATTCTGGTTAGCTACAATAATAGGTATGCTTATTTTACCTCACTATGGTTCTTCAATTCTTAGTAATAGTTCATTACTTTCCTCAGATGATGAAATTGAACAATCTAGTGAAAATGAATGTGATGATTAA